The Zygotorulaspora mrakii chromosome 3, complete sequence genome includes a region encoding these proteins:
- the ERG10 gene encoding acetyl-CoA C-acetyltransferase (similar to Saccharomyces cerevisiae ERG10 (YPL028W); ancestral locus Anc_8.479), with product MSDNVYIVSAARTPVGSFQGSLAAKSAIELGAAAVQGAISKIPELNPARDFDEIIFGNVLSANLGQAPARQVALAAGLDNHIVATTVNKVCASAMKAIILGAQTIKCGNADVVVAGGCESMTNAPYYMPAARSGARFGETKLVDGIQRDGLNDAYDNQAMGVHAEKCARDWQCTREEQDNFAIASYQKAQKAQNDGKFDKEIVSVTIKGFRGKADTVVSKDEEPSKLNVEKLRSARTVFQRENGTVTAPNASPINDGSAAVVLVSEKKLKELKLKPIAIIKGWGEAAHDPADFTWAPSLAVPKALKHANVDINSVDFFEFNEAFSVVGLANTKILKLDPKKVNVYGGAVAIGHPLGCSGARIIVTLLSILEQENGKLGVAAICNGGGGASSIVIEKI from the coding sequence ATGTCTGACAACGTATATATCGTTTCTGCCGCCAGGACACCTGTTGGTTCTTTTCAAGGTTCTTTAGCAGCCAAGAGTGCTATCGAGCTTGGTGCTGCCGCTGTTCAAGGTGCAATTTCTAAAATTCCTGAATTGAATCCAGCCCGCGATTTCGACGAGATTATTTTTGGTAATGTGCTATCAGCCAATCTTGGTCAGGCCCCAGCGAGACAGGTTGCACTTGCTGCTGGGTTGGACAATCATATTGTTGCTACAACAGTCAACAAAGTTTGTGCATCTGCAATGAAGGCTATCATTCTAGGTGCACAAACCATCAAATGCGGTAATGCAGATGTTGTTGTCGCAGGTGGTTGTGAATCCATGACCAATGCTCCTTACTATATGCCAGCAGCACGTTCTGGTGCAAGATTCGGTGAAACCAAATTGGTTGACGGTATCCAAAGAGATGGTCTTAATGATGCATATGATAACCAGGCTATGGGGGTTCATGCAGAAAAATGTGCTCGTGATTGGCAATGCACCCGTGAGGAGCAGGATAACTTTGCCATTGCGTCCTATCAAAAAGCTCAAAAAGCACAGAACGATGGTAAATTTGATAAGGAAATTGTCTCTGTTACTATAAAGGGTTTCAGAGGTAAGGCTGATACGGTTGTTtccaaagatgaagaaCCTTCAAAGTTAAACGTCGAAAAACTCAGATCAGCAAGAACAGTTTTCCAAAGGGAGAATGGTACAGTTACTGCACCAAATGCTTCACCAATTAATGACGGTAGTGCTGCAGTCGTCTTGgtttcagaaaaaaaattgaaagaattaaaGCTAAAGCCCATCGCTATTATCAAAGGTTGGGGTGAGGCTGCCCATGATCCAGCAGATTTTACCTGGGCTCCTTCACTAGCAGTTCCGAAGGCATTGAAGCATGCCAACGTTGATATCAATTCAgttgatttctttgaattcaacGAAGCATTTTCTGTTGTTGGTCTTGCTAATACAAAGATCTTGAAATTGGATCCAAAAAAAGTCAATGTTTATGGTGGTGCTGTAGCTATTGGTCATCCATTAGGTTGCTCTGGTGCTAGAATCATTGTTACTTTGCTGTCAATTTTAGAGCAAGAGAATGGTAAATTAGGTGTTGCTGCTATCTGTAACGGTGGTGGCGGTGCTTCTTCCAttgtcattgaaaaaatctag
- a CDS encoding gluconokinase (similar to Saccharomyces cerevisiae YDR248C; ancestral locus Anc_8.478) → MTASAAKVIVLAGTAGTGKSSVGESLLKHHIQNYPHMEFLEGDLLHSPSNIEKMSHGTPLNDADRWDWLKKVSKAASESSSKNGGLSIVTCSSLKKKYRELMRETCPNSEFYFVFLYGKKEEILNRLKKREGHFMKANMMESQFDDLELPQDDEKNCCIVAIDNKSYQEIDNEVKAKISVLLSRA, encoded by the coding sequence ATGACGGCGAGCGCTGCTAAGGTTATTGTTTTGGCAGGAACTGCCGGCACTGGTAAATCATCCGTGGGAGAATCACTATTAAAGCATCATATTCAGAATTACCCCCATATGGAATTTTTAGAGGGTGATTTACTACATTCACCCAGTAATATAGAAAAGATGTCTCATGGAACACCACTGAATGATGCCGATAGATGGGATTGGTTAAAGAAAGTTTCGAAGGCAGCAAGCGAATCATCAAGCAAGAATGGAGGTTTGAGTATAGTGACTTGCTCCAgcttaaaaaaaaaatacagagAGTTGATGAGAGAAACATGTCCAAATTCAGAGTTCTACTTTGTCTTCCTATATGggaaaaaggaagagatCTTAAATCGATTAAAGAAGAGAGAAGGCCATTTTATGAAAGCCAATATGATGGAATCGCAATTCGATGATCTTGAATTACCTCAAGATGACGAGAAAAACTGTTGTATTGTAGCAATTGATAATAAGAGCTACCAAGAGATTGATAACGAAGTCAAGGCAAAAATTAGTGTTCTTCTGTCACGAGCATAA
- the SKS1 gene encoding putative serine/threonine protein kinase SKS1 (similar to Saccharomyces cerevisiae VHS1 (YDR247W) and SKS1 (YPL026C); ancestral locus Anc_8.477), giving the protein MLTNCQINNFQITSQVGSGAYGLVFHAIDMITENEYAIKAVVKSSSLNDFGKTKTDDNIKKSTVLQTQLYHYFKSFQNKLFLPTIDLDSIQNLDNAQLARAPHYKEIALHLKVHSHENIVTIHQVLESPLATFIVMDYYPRDLFTSIVDQRYFESNGLLIKKVFLQLCSALDHCHHMGIYHCDIKPENVLLDLNDNVHLCDFGLSTTCQYLAPNVCIGSSYYMAPERILYYNDTTKDTTVTSFPTSTGDIWSLGIILINLTCIRNPWLKAHQVEDNTFSYFTKDSNVLKKILPVSQELYVLLSRVLQLNPYNRIDIRSLMAEVASMTSFTNCSGPLDTVAPLSQEVYNNFIVGDKGLSLKEILHSYREEDTESCNENDYFSGSNYTGGQTTPTGLSTTPYSSDVDDLVMKKVQQECTAESDDQSKLNNLNHVLQTNLSTITNYSNIDLKSASSSQWLPSYKKDT; this is encoded by the coding sequence ATGTTAACAAACTGTCAGATTAataattttcaaatcaccTCACAGGTGGGCTCAGGGGCATATGGCCTGGTGTTCCACGCCATCGATATGATCACTGAGAATGAGTACGCTATCAAGGCCGTGGTCAAATCGTCTTCTCTGAACGACTTCGGCAAGACCAAGACGGACGACAACATCAAAAAGAGCACCGTTTTGCAGACACAGCTGTATCACTATTTTAAGTCGTTCCAGAATAAACTGTTTTTGCCCACGATAGACCTAGACtctattcaaaatttagACAATGCGCAGCTCGCCAGGGCACCTCACTACAAGGAGATCGCGCTGCACTTGAAAGTGCATTCACATGAGAATATTGTTACTATTCATCAAGTTTTGGAGTCGCCGTTGGCAACTTTCATTGTGATGGATTACTACCCACGTGACTTGTTCACCTCTATCGTTGATCAGAGATACTTCGAGTCAAATGGACTGCTGATAAAGAAGGTGTTCCTTCAGTTGTGTTCAGCTTTGGACCATTGTCACCACATGGGCATTTATCATTGCGATATTAAACCGGAGAACGTTTTGCTGGATTTGAATGATAACGTCCATCTTTGCGATTTCGGTCTTTCTACTACATGCCAGTATTTGGCACCAAACGTTTGTATTGGTTCCTCTTATTACATGGCACCAGAGAGAATTCTTTATTACAACGACACAACGAAGGATACCACAGTAACGAGCTTCCCCACTTCGACGGGTGATATTTGGTCCCTCGGTATCATTTTAATAAATTTAACCTGCATTAGAAATCCATGGCTGAAGGCTCATCAAGTTGAGGATAATACATTTAGTTATTTTACAAAGGATTCGAACGTTTTAAAGAAGATTCTACCGGTTTCGCAAGAATTATACGTCTTATTGTCACGTGTTCTTCAACTTAATCCATATAATAGAATTGATATTCGCTCGTTGATGGCTGAGGTGGCCTCCATGACCAGTTTTACCAATTGTAGTGGTCCGCTCGATACTGTGGCACCATTATCACAGGAAGTTTATAACAATTTCATTGTTGGTGACAAAGGTTTATCTCTAAAGGAGATTTTACACTCATACCGCGAAGAGGATACAGAAAGTTGCAATGAAAACGACTACTTTTCCGGTTCAAATTACACTGGTGGCCAAACGACGCCAACCGGTCTTTCAACAACTCCGTATTCTTCGGATGTAGATGATTTAGTAATGAAAAAGGTGCAACAAGAGTGTACAGCAGAAAGCGACGATCAATCCAAGCTTAACAATTTGAATCATGTTTTGCAAACGAATTTGTCCACCATAacaaattattcaaatatcgatttgaaaagtgcATCCTCTTCACAATGGCTACCAAGCTATAAAAAGGATACTTAA